A genomic stretch from Paraburkholderia dioscoreae includes:
- a CDS encoding MipA/OmpV family protein: MFNSRRKRGGRLRNNAGIAAISLVAAATVGGIAVFPASVSAQTPSPLGEWQYSVGIPLQKMWQPNIPDWQVRLGLATSFQPRYEGSDRYHLMTGPSIDVRYKDLFFLSSGEGFGVNFAQGQNWRASVAAVYDLGRRGHDDPQELNGLGNINPAPGIKLAGEYVLSKDFPLVLRADVRRYFGGSNGWTGDFGAYMPMPGSTKQFFWFAGPNVTLADSTYMNSWFGVNQSQAAHSQFSQYHASAGFKSVGFGISAVWLFDKHWFATADGAFQQLVGSAGNSPVTHRKANGVADISINYRF, translated from the coding sequence GTGTTCAACAGCCGTAGAAAGCGGGGCGGCAGGCTCCGCAATAATGCAGGCATCGCGGCAATTTCGCTGGTCGCCGCCGCGACCGTTGGCGGTATCGCTGTGTTCCCGGCTTCGGTCTCGGCCCAGACGCCTTCGCCGCTCGGCGAATGGCAATATTCGGTCGGTATTCCGCTGCAGAAGATGTGGCAGCCCAATATCCCGGACTGGCAGGTACGCCTTGGGCTGGCGACGTCGTTCCAGCCGCGCTACGAGGGCTCGGACCGGTATCACCTCATGACGGGCCCGAGCATCGACGTGCGCTACAAGGATCTGTTCTTCTTATCGAGCGGCGAGGGTTTCGGCGTCAACTTCGCGCAAGGCCAGAACTGGCGCGCCAGTGTGGCGGCCGTCTACGACCTCGGACGGCGCGGCCATGACGATCCGCAGGAACTGAACGGTCTCGGCAATATCAATCCGGCGCCGGGTATCAAACTGGCCGGCGAATACGTGCTGTCGAAAGACTTCCCGCTGGTGTTACGCGCCGACGTCAGACGCTATTTCGGCGGTTCGAACGGCTGGACTGGCGATTTCGGCGCATATATGCCGATGCCGGGCAGCACGAAGCAGTTCTTCTGGTTCGCCGGTCCGAATGTGACGCTGGCGGACTCCACTTACATGAATAGCTGGTTCGGCGTGAATCAGAGTCAGGCTGCGCACTCGCAGTTTTCGCAATACCACGCCAGTGCGGGCTTCAAGTCGGTGGGCTTTGGCATCAGCGCGGTGTGGCTGTTCGACAAGCATTGGTTCGCCACCGCGGACGGCGCATTCCAACAGTTGGTCGGCAGCGCGGGCAATAGTCCCGTCACGCATCGCAAGGCCAATGGCGTAGCCGATATTTCCATCAACTATCGCTTCTGA
- the treF gene encoding alpha,alpha-trehalase TreF, whose protein sequence is MPSHAFATLTRAPLRTLLAAVFVWHASLSGAAQIGDLPSTPRGIVAATVHVEPPTQASPVVPIPPSEYYPTLYRYVQLAHLYPDSKTFADMVPLRAPAQIAAAYDAAKQHPRFSLADFVKHNFTLPTRTANAYVSDPNQDVTGHIDTLWNVLRREPDATASPWSSLLPLPYAYIVPGDRFDEIYYWDSYFIMLGLEQSGQHALVVDELKNFATLIDRYGHIPNGNRTYYLSRSQPPFFAQMVRLVAEKDGDAVYAQYLPELQREYAYWMDGSEGLSAGHANRHVVRLPDGTLLNRYWDERAAPRDESYREDVLTAQQTPQRDAADLWRNLRAGGETGWDFSSRWFADGKTLATVDVTSLVPVDLNCLLTDMERTLAKAYRLRGDVTHAENMERRTAARAEAIRRVLWDPQLQAFGDYDFVHRTLTHRLTAATVYPLYTGIASRQQAKAVAATLQRELLRPGGLATTQVASGQQWDAPNGWAPLQYLAVIGLRRYSEPALAQTIATRWIKTNVSYYQHTGKLVEKYDIDAATPGVSAGGGEYPLQDGFGWTNGVLRALLALYPQAVQASRPGDLPEGPAGVSAAAAAAAAAPKNTHRLDGTRVNP, encoded by the coding sequence ATGCCTTCTCACGCCTTCGCCACACTTACTCGCGCCCCCCTTCGCACGCTCCTCGCCGCAGTGTTCGTATGGCATGCCTCACTGAGCGGCGCAGCCCAGATTGGCGATTTGCCCTCGACGCCTCGCGGCATCGTGGCCGCCACCGTGCATGTCGAACCGCCCACCCAGGCTTCGCCCGTCGTGCCCATTCCGCCGTCTGAGTATTACCCCACGCTCTATCGCTATGTGCAACTCGCGCATCTCTATCCGGACAGCAAAACGTTCGCGGACATGGTGCCGCTTCGAGCGCCCGCTCAGATCGCCGCCGCGTACGACGCCGCGAAGCAACATCCCCGCTTCAGTCTCGCCGACTTCGTGAAGCACAACTTCACATTGCCCACGCGCACGGCGAATGCCTATGTCTCCGACCCGAATCAGGACGTGACCGGCCATATCGATACGCTCTGGAACGTACTGCGCCGCGAGCCGGACGCGACCGCGAGCCCGTGGTCCTCGCTGCTGCCGCTGCCGTATGCGTATATCGTGCCGGGCGACCGCTTCGATGAGATCTACTACTGGGACTCGTACTTCATCATGCTCGGCCTCGAACAGAGCGGCCAGCATGCGCTGGTCGTCGACGAACTGAAGAACTTCGCGACCTTGATCGACCGCTACGGCCATATTCCGAACGGCAATCGCACCTACTATCTGAGCCGCTCGCAACCGCCGTTCTTCGCGCAGATGGTGCGGCTCGTCGCCGAAAAAGACGGCGACGCCGTCTACGCGCAATATCTGCCCGAATTGCAGCGCGAGTACGCATACTGGATGGACGGCAGCGAAGGCCTCTCCGCAGGCCACGCGAACCGCCATGTGGTGCGCCTGCCGGACGGCACCCTGCTCAATCGCTATTGGGACGAACGCGCGGCCCCGCGCGACGAGTCGTATCGCGAAGACGTGCTGACCGCGCAGCAGACCCCGCAACGCGACGCCGCGGATCTCTGGCGCAATCTGCGCGCCGGCGGCGAAACCGGCTGGGATTTCAGCTCGCGCTGGTTCGCGGACGGCAAGACGCTCGCCACCGTCGACGTGACCTCGCTCGTGCCCGTCGATCTGAATTGCCTGCTGACCGATATGGAGCGCACGCTGGCGAAGGCCTACCGTCTGCGCGGCGACGTCACGCATGCGGAAAATATGGAACGGCGCACCGCCGCCCGCGCCGAAGCCATTCGCCGCGTGCTGTGGGATCCGCAGTTGCAGGCATTCGGCGATTACGACTTCGTGCATCGCACGCTGACGCACAGACTCACCGCCGCGACAGTGTATCCGCTGTATACGGGCATAGCCAGCCGTCAGCAGGCAAAGGCTGTTGCCGCCACGTTGCAGCGTGAGTTGCTCCGCCCGGGTGGGCTCGCCACCACGCAAGTGGCGAGCGGCCAGCAGTGGGATGCGCCGAACGGCTGGGCACCATTGCAGTATCTGGCGGTGATCGGCTTGCGCCGTTACAGCGAACCGGCACTCGCGCAAACCATCGCGACACGCTGGATCAAAACCAATGTGTCGTACTACCAGCACACGGGCAAGCTCGTCGAGAAATACGATATCGACGCCGCCACACCCGGCGTCTCGGCGGGCGGCGGCGAATATCCGTTGCAGGACGGGTTCGGTTGGACCAACGGCGTGCTGCGCGCGTTGCTCGCGCTGTACCCGCAGGCGGTGCAGGCCTCGCGTCCCGGCGATCTCCCCGAAGGTCCGGCGGGTGTGTCGGCAGCCGCGGCCGCCGCTGCCGCCGCGCCGAAGAATACGCATCGGCTGGATGGCACGCGGGTGAATCCGTAG
- a CDS encoding Lrp/AsnC family transcriptional regulator: MSATKLRKDQKRAVAVAAVRADPLQSLDRIDRAILRQLQTDASISNVALAARVKLSAPACLRRVERLKESGLIQAVVALIDPKAAGAGMLVMIGVVLDRSTPESFAEFEKAAQNVTGCMECHVVTGEFDYFMTIRTRDSDSFNRLHAEQLLYLPGVRQIRSFMVLKEILSTTKFPL; this comes from the coding sequence ATGAGCGCAACAAAACTTCGTAAGGACCAGAAGAGGGCCGTTGCGGTCGCGGCGGTTCGGGCCGATCCGCTGCAATCACTCGACCGCATCGATCGCGCGATTCTTCGGCAACTGCAAACCGACGCGTCGATTTCGAATGTCGCGCTTGCTGCCAGGGTCAAGCTGAGCGCGCCTGCATGCTTGCGGCGTGTGGAGCGGCTCAAGGAATCCGGGCTGATCCAGGCGGTCGTCGCGCTGATCGACCCGAAAGCGGCAGGGGCGGGAATGCTGGTGATGATCGGCGTGGTGCTGGATCGCTCCACGCCGGAATCGTTTGCCGAGTTCGAGAAGGCGGCGCAGAACGTGACCGGCTGCATGGAATGCCATGTCGTGACCGGTGAGTTCGACTATTTCATGACCATTCGCACGCGCGACAGCGACAGTTTCAATCGTCTGCACGCGGAGCAGTTGCTCTATTTGCCGGGAGTCCGGCAAATCCGCTCGTTCATGGTGCTTAAGGAAATTCTTTCGACCACCAAATTTCCGTTGTGA
- the katE gene encoding catalase HPII — translation MAGKTNAQKPVAKNAPANGPQPDPKSKDLEQFRVHPEGEALRTNQGVKIADNQNTLRAGPRGPSLLEDFIMREKITHFDHERIPERIVHARGSAAHGVFQVYESMQEYTKAAFLQDPAVQTPVYVRFSTVQGPRGSADTVRDVRGFAVKFYTQEGNYDLVGNNMPVFFIQDAIKFPDFVHAVKPEAPNEMPTGGSAHDTFWDFVSLVPESAHMVLWTMSDRAIPRSLRTMEGFGIHTFRFVNAQGKGRFVKFHWRPVLGSYSLLWDEAQKLAGKDPDFHRRDLWESIERGDFPEFELGVQIIEEADEHKFDFDLLDPTKLIPEELVPVKIIGKMTLNRNPDNFFAETEQVAFHPGHVVPGIDFSNDPLLQGRLFSYTDTQISRLGGPNFHEIPINRPVCPFNNNQRDAMHRQTINVGQASYEPNSLSGGWPKETDPAPSDGGFESYQERVEGTKIRVRSESFADHFSQAALFYNSMSQPEKDHIAAAYQFELGKVTKPEIRARVVNEILANFDAGLAAQVADGLGLPTPKKGTAKLSGPKESPALSLLNRVKPGIKTRKIALLAAPGSDGAAIRKLQQALQGEGATPMLIAPTLAAIDGMAPDATIAGLPSIMFDAVIVVGGDQGAKTLAQSGDARHFVLEAFKHLKAIAAIGAGRDVLAAAHLPDNADGVATGDDKQAAEVLKAFIKAAEKHRVWSRAQQAETVPA, via the coding sequence ATGGCAGGTAAAACGAATGCACAGAAGCCGGTAGCGAAAAACGCGCCGGCGAATGGGCCGCAACCGGATCCGAAATCGAAGGATCTCGAACAGTTTCGAGTTCATCCAGAAGGCGAGGCGCTGAGAACCAATCAGGGCGTCAAGATCGCCGACAATCAGAACACGCTGCGCGCTGGCCCGCGCGGCCCCTCCCTGCTTGAAGACTTCATCATGCGTGAGAAGATCACGCACTTCGACCATGAGCGTATTCCTGAGCGCATCGTGCACGCGCGCGGCTCGGCGGCGCACGGCGTGTTTCAGGTGTACGAATCGATGCAGGAATACACCAAGGCCGCGTTTCTGCAGGATCCCGCTGTGCAGACGCCGGTGTATGTGCGCTTTTCCACGGTACAGGGCCCGCGCGGTTCCGCCGACACGGTGCGCGACGTGCGCGGCTTCGCCGTGAAGTTCTATACGCAGGAAGGCAATTACGATCTGGTCGGCAACAACATGCCGGTGTTCTTCATTCAGGACGCCATCAAGTTTCCCGACTTCGTGCATGCGGTCAAGCCGGAAGCGCCGAACGAAATGCCGACTGGCGGTTCCGCGCACGACACCTTCTGGGATTTCGTCTCGCTGGTGCCCGAGTCCGCGCATATGGTGCTGTGGACCATGTCGGACCGTGCGATCCCGCGCAGCCTGCGCACCATGGAAGGCTTCGGCATTCACACGTTCCGTTTCGTGAATGCGCAAGGCAAGGGGCGCTTCGTCAAATTTCACTGGCGCCCGGTGCTGGGCTCGTACTCGCTGCTATGGGACGAAGCGCAGAAGCTGGCCGGTAAAGACCCGGATTTTCATCGGCGCGATTTGTGGGAGTCGATCGAACGGGGGGACTTCCCCGAGTTCGAGCTCGGCGTGCAGATCATCGAGGAAGCGGACGAACATAAGTTCGACTTCGACCTGCTCGATCCGACCAAGCTGATTCCGGAAGAACTGGTGCCGGTGAAGATCATCGGCAAAATGACGCTCAATCGCAATCCGGACAACTTCTTCGCCGAAACCGAACAGGTGGCGTTTCATCCGGGCCATGTCGTGCCTGGCATCGACTTTTCGAACGATCCGCTTCTGCAAGGTCGTCTGTTCTCGTACACGGATACGCAGATCAGCCGCCTGGGCGGCCCGAACTTTCACGAGATTCCAATCAACCGGCCCGTATGTCCGTTCAACAACAACCAGCGTGACGCAATGCACCGGCAGACCATCAACGTCGGCCAGGCCTCGTACGAGCCGAATTCGCTGAGCGGCGGCTGGCCGAAGGAAACCGATCCGGCGCCGTCCGACGGCGGCTTCGAAAGCTATCAGGAGCGCGTGGAAGGCACCAAGATTCGCGTGCGCAGCGAATCGTTCGCCGATCATTTCTCGCAGGCCGCGCTGTTTTACAACAGCATGTCCCAGCCCGAGAAAGACCATATCGCCGCGGCTTATCAGTTCGAACTCGGCAAGGTGACGAAGCCGGAGATTCGTGCACGCGTGGTGAACGAGATTCTCGCCAACTTCGATGCGGGGCTCGCGGCGCAGGTGGCCGACGGGCTGGGTTTGCCGACACCGAAGAAAGGCACGGCGAAGCTGTCCGGTCCCAAGGAATCACCGGCGCTGAGCCTGCTCAACCGCGTGAAGCCGGGCATCAAGACCCGCAAGATCGCGTTGCTGGCCGCGCCCGGTTCCGATGGCGCCGCCATCAGGAAGCTTCAGCAGGCGCTGCAAGGCGAGGGCGCAACGCCCATGTTGATCGCCCCGACGCTTGCCGCGATCGACGGCATGGCGCCGGACGCCACGATTGCCGGCTTGCCGTCGATCATGTTCGACGCGGTGATCGTGGTGGGTGGCGACCAGGGCGCGAAGACGCTGGCGCAATCGGGCGACGCGCGGCATTTCGTGCTCGAGGCGTTCAAGCATCTGAAGGCGATTGCGGCAATCGGCGCGGGGCGTGACGTGCTCGCCGCGGCGCACTTGCCGGACAATGCCGACGGCGTCGCAACCGGCGACGACAAGCAGGCCGCTGAAGTACTGAAGGCCTTCATCAAGGCAGCCGAGAAGCACCGCGTGTGGTCGCGTGCGCAGCAGGCCGAGACCGTGCCGGCGTAA